DNA from Pelobacter propionicus DSM 2379:
CCGAAGAACAGGCCGGCGGTGATGACCACAAAATAGAGCGACTTGTAGGCGTTGTCCCCGAAGATCAGGGCCAGTTTGCCGAAGGCGTTCACCACGGCGTCATGACCTCCCCAGACATAGAACTCCATGTCCAGGGCCAGCGCCAAGGTCGGGATCAGCACCAGCAGAAGCGCCAGTCCCAGCCTAGATACGGTCCGAATCCACATGCACGACTCCCGCGGCAATAAGTTTACGGTTGCGCAACCATGCGGCGAACATGGCGGCAATGGGGATAACAATGAACACCGCCGTCGAAAACAGGACGAAGTAGGCGGAGATGAGGAAGATCCCCTTGAAACCCTGCACCCAGTAATAGACCTTGGCGACGGTTGCAGGCGTGGTTTTGGCGTCATAGAGCTTGGCCACGGCCCAGAGCACGTTGTTGTCGGAGAAGATCTTGAAGTAGAGAAAATGGAAGGCGATGAAGACCACCACCGCCTTGACGATCGCGCCAAAGACCATGCCACCCAGGAGGTTCAGCACCATGGCCCGGGTGTACTCGCCGATGAAACAGGTGGAGGCCTTGGCCATGAAGATGGCGTACCCCAGCGAGAACCCCAGCGCCAGCAGGAAAGCGCTGAACTTGTCGAACAGGGTCGGCGACGGGTCGCCGAACATGGGGATGTACTGCTCGATCACCCCGATGGCGATGGGGGTGAGGAGTGCCGAGACGCACCCCGAGGCGAAGGAACTCCGGAATCCCACTTCCATGAACTCCAGTCGCTGCTTGGTGGTCAGAAAGCGGGACTTGATCATGCAGCCGCCCAGTTCGTTGGCGAAGTTCTGATCGATATACGAGATCGCCTCCAGAAGACCCCGCGGGTGGATCTCGTTACTCGGTGGCGCCGGAACGATATCCGGTGTGCTGTGACCATCCTTCGACACGCCCTCTCCTATCCCGTGAATGACCTGGCCAGGTTCATCATCCCGCCTCCATAGGCGACGATGGCCGCCAGCAGCAGGCAGATGGCCGCCAGGGTCGGATTGCGCTGCCGCACCCCAACCCAGAAGGCAGACACAACCAGGGCGACGAAGAAGCAGCGCCCCCAGAAGCCATAGAGGATCGTGGCGAACAGCTTCTGCCAGAAGCCGGTGTATTCGGCCGGCCCCATGTAGTGCAGCGGGTTGAGTTTTTCGATGGGCACGGCAATCCCTCAGAAGATCGGATAGGCTTTCGCCAGGATGCGTTTCTTGTCCACAAAGCCGAAATACCGAGAATCGTAGCTATCCTTGTGCTCTCCCACGACGAACATGGCTCCCTCGGGGATCGTGCCGCTGAAGGCGAAGTGGCGTAGCGGTTCCCCCTTGAGGGTAAAATTCTTGGCCCTGACCAGGTACTCACCGTTGCAGTAGAATTTCTTCTCCCCATCCACGGTGAGTTGGTCCCCCCCATCGCACCCCACGAGCTTCAGCACGTCTTCCGATTTCTTCATCCCGACCCTGGCCGCCAATTCCTCATCGTGGAACAGAACGTAATCCCCCCGAACCACATGGTCCGGATTCCGGGTGAGCCAGTAGACCCGATGCTTGAGGGAAGGCGTCAGGGTGACACAGAACTTGCCTGGGAGCAGTGTTCCTGCAATAAGGAGGCAGGTGATCGCCAACCAGAGGCGCCAGTTGCGGAAATCAGGGGGCAACGGTTTCGGCATTGCGCACCACCGCGTCACCCATGATGATCACCCGGTTCTTAGGTATGGCCGTGATGACCGCCTCAAGACGGTCGAAGCTTTTTTTCAATTCGACATCGTTCAGTTTGCCGGCAAGGTAGTTGTCCCGCTGTTGGGCGATATACCCCTTGATATCGACGGCCACGACCTTCTGGGCAAACCAGCGGTCATACCCGGCAATGGTTGCCAAAGATGCTCCCAAAGATATAACCAAACAGGCACCAATCAGGGCCCGTGTGCCCGGTTGCCGCTTGGGTTGCTCTTTGGGGCACGATTTGGGAGTCTCTTTGGGTACCGAAACGGCATCCATCTTTTCAGAGGCTTCGCTTGTTTCCATACTGTTCTCTTCACTCATTGATAGTGACTCTCTTTCCTCGTTCATTTCCGGTCACCCGGAGCAGCCAGGAGGGCGGCCAGTGAATCCGAACCGCTCTCCCTCCGGATCTGGTCGAGCAGATATTCCAGTCTGGCGTCTCCGTACGCCGCATAGTGATCCGAGATGGTGGTGTTCTTGGGATCGCCCTCACTCAAACCGGCATCCTCGGCCTTGAGGCCGCGGGCATAGACCACGGCAGGAACCCGGTCGATCCGGTACCGGCGGAATAACAGGGGATCGACGACCAACCCTGCCGGCAGCATCTCGCAGTCACCGTCTTGGGGGCGGCATGCCTGGTCGCGCTGCAACACGGAAGCGATGAAGCCGATGGTCGGCTGAATCTTCGTCATCCCGTCCACGAAACCGCGCATGACCAGGGAGACGTTCGAATCGCCCAAACGGGCCACGGAAGCCGCGTAATTCCTTATGGTCGCAAGCGGCATTGATGACGAAATGAAGACGTAGACCCGCTCTGAAGCCGGCAGTTTCCCCCTTAGCGCCTCGATGCCCTTATCTGAGTAGTAACCGGCGGCTTTGTTCCCGAATACTTCGGACTTGATCCGTTCCGTCTCGTTCAGCAGCCGAAGCTGGAATTCATCCGAGTGGTAGTAGGAATCGAGCGTGCCTGCCAGGGCAGCCATCTCCTTCTCACTCCGGTTCCCGGGAACAGTCATCCGCTCCGCAAGCCTGTCAGCCTTGGACAAGGTATCGGCCAGGTCCGGCACGGCCAGTCCCTCCACGTCAGCCTCCTTCCACAAGGTTCCCTCCACGACGACCTTCACTTTCTTCAGCCTCGTCTCGATATATGCCCGGCCCGGTTTGCCGGTGCAGGCACCAGCTTTCCTGAGATGGACCGTATCACCCACCACCCTGTCCACCACACAGCAGGTGTCGGGAGTGGCGATATACCCGGGAGTGCCGGCGGCGGCAACCGAACCGGACGAGGCTACAGCGAGCCAGAAGATCAATTGAGCGCATAGCCGACGCAACACACCCTCCTTCGTGTCAACGACCAGAGAAAATTGTCCGGCGAGTTGTTGGCCGTTCCAAAGGGAGGGTTCTTCGCCGCCCCCCAGACCAGCGACGGCCTGCCGATGGGGATGCAGTCATTGCCCCGCACCGGACGCGCCATCTGAAGCCGGTAGTTGCTCTTGACCAGAATCGGTGTCACGACCCCGCCGCTGGCGCACTGGTTGATGCCGGTATCAAAAAGGAGCGTCTCGCGGCCGAGCTTGAACAGCATCCGTGCCGCCAGGCCGGCGTTCACGTTGAGGGGATTGTTCTCGACCATGCTCCCCGACAGGGGGTAGAACGATCCCCAACTCCCCATGCACCAGAACAGGGGATCGACTGGCTGGGTCACCGTGGCCGCCACGCTGTCTGCCACGCACGCCAACTGTGACACCGGATTACCGAACAGAAGCGCCTCGGGATTGATGATGAACGACAGGCTGTCGTCGTTCCACAGTGGGTCCACTTCGGTCATGTAGGCCAAGTCGAAGGCCTTGTTTTCTGAGCAGGGAAAATCCATGAACAGCTTCAGGATCGACCAGGCCGGGAAATGGAAGTAGTGGGCCTGCTGGAATGCCAGGTTGGAATCGCCGTACTCCGCGTTCCGGTTCTCTCCGGAATAAAAGCCGGGCTTGGGATTTGTCATGCCGGTTCCCAGTGCCGGAAAGCAGAAAGGTTCCCTGACCGTTTCGATCAGCCGGGCATGCTCCCAGAACGCGGTGGACAATCCCAGAACCAGGATCCCCTTGCTGTCGGGGCAGACGCAGACCGGCGAGGTGATGTTGCCGGGAGCCGGTTCATCGCCATTGCCAAAGGTAGCGCTGCCGATCTTCACCGGAAACATGCACTGCCAGCAGATATCGGTCACCGGGTTGAGCATCTTCCCCCTGCAGGCGCCACTGCCTCCGTAGGCAAGCGGCGCAAGCAGGAAAAGCATGGCCAGCGTGAAGATCGAGATGCTATTGCTCAGGTTCATCCTCATACCGCACATTGAATTCGGACCCTTCGTCCGTGATGATGATGGCCGATCGGCTCTTTCCGGCCGGATAACGCCCGACAGTTCCTTTGCCAGTGGAGGTGCTGCTGTTGACCTGGAGCTGCTCCGGGGAGATGTCGCCCCAATCGCGGGCTCGGAACCGGCTCTGCATTGCCAGCACCTCTTCCATGAATTTGCCGTCGCTGCTGAAGTCATCCAGGACCCTGCGTGTCAGCACGAATTGCTTACCCCGCTCGGTATCCGACCCCTCGGATGCAGGTCTGGTAGCAGCCCTGCCGGCCATCGCCACCCAGTTGACCGGTGTCAGGATCGGCGCTGCCACGGATGGAAGGCGTGATGTCTCCTCCACCTTTGTCCATGTTTCGTGGGAACACGCAGCGCACAGCGCAAGGATGCAAACCATTGTGAGGCAGTGTACTTTATGTGGCTTCATGGCGTTCTCTTCCTGTCATGAAATGTTGCACCGGCAGCCTTGGCATGACCTGCCGGCAGCTTTACTTCAGTTACTTCCATGACCCGCCCCTTCTGCCTGACTACCGACGGCACAGCCTTCAGCTTGAGGCGTTCAATGATCTTCCTGTCGGCATAGAACAAGGGACGACTGATCCTCTTTGACACGGCCCCGAGTCTCCCTTCGGAGAGGAGGAGCGTCACATCGAGCCGTTTGTCGCACTCGGATGTGGCAAACCACATCACCTGCTCCGGGTCGGTACCGTCGATGACCACCAGCGTTTTCGGGTAGGTCACATAGTCGAGGGGGTTGAAGGTATACCCCTTGGGATAGAGGATTCCTCCCTTGCCGTCGGGGACATCGATCTCGGCGGTATAGGTCATGTCAACCTGGAAGCTCCGGTTCCGCTTCGCACGCGGCAGGCGCACCCTGTCCGGCGGTCCCTGGAAGTTCTCGACCTTCCGTTTGTCCAGCACCTTGTGCCAGTCCACCTGTTTGGCCCGCTCCTCTATCTCGACCAGGGCATCCCGCTCCACGATCCGGTACGTCATGCCGAAGACGCCAAGCTCTTTGGCATGAGCCGATGAAACGCCCACCAAAAGGACAATCGCTGCCAGTCCGGTACGAATGATCATTTTGGCGCCGCCTGATATCTGTTCTGGATGTTCTGCATGATCGTTTGCTGCGATCCCTGGATCTTGGTGGCCAGATCCTTCTGCACGTCCGCGAAATATTCAGAAAGATCGATCCGCGAGAAATCCAGTGCCTGAAATTCTTCGGGCGTGAATCCTCTGCAGTTCGGGTGTTTCGCGCTCCCCCAGGCGCCGTTCGGCTGGAACGGCAGGAGTTGTGGTCTTCCCTGCTCATGGATAATCCTTGCCATTTTCGAGTTGAAACAGCAGTAGCTCTTGGCCTTCTGGACACACCCCACCAGCGGCCATTTCTTCTGACAGTAACTGCCCACATAGTGGCAATCCTTGGCGGCATTCTGCATCGCCGTCTGAATATCTCCCTGATCACAGCCTCCCCCCATCAACAGCTTCATCACCACCATGACAGCCACGGCAACGGCAATGGTTGCCGGATTTAACAGCGCCGTGGCATAGGCCTGCAGGCCTGCGCCGATGGCCGAGGCTCCCGTAGCGCCGCTGGCCATGGTGGCGTAGGCTCCGGTTGCCACCGCTCCCGACAGGGTCGTGGTGGTTCCGGCCGCGGTGACCACGGTCATGGACGCGACCGTGCCGGTTGCGGTCGTGGTGATGGCCGAAATCTGGGCGGCGCCGGTCAGCAGGGCATTGCCGTAGTAGGCGACCTGACCGATCTCGTATGCCATCTGAATCCCCTGCGTCGCCGACAGGATACTGTTACCGGTGTCTTCCGCAGCCACCTGGTCGCTCTCGCAGCAATCGTTGATCATCCCCACCTTCATCCCCGGCGGGCGACAGCGGGACGCCTTGCCGTTGAAGACGTACAACTGCCCGAGACACTGCCCCAGGGCATCCCGATCCCCGTCGTCCCGCAGCATCGATTCATCGATGTCATCTGCCTCCTCCTCAGTCGTTGTTTGATCGAAGCAGGAATTCGACGAGCAACGCATCACACCCTGGTATTCCATGCAAACGTACTGGGAGCCCAGCGGGCAGACGTATGCCGAGTTGACCAGATTGCACTCGACGGAACCCACCGGACAGTACTGCCCCTGTGGCGTCACAACACAGGTGGCCACCTCGCCCGGATCGGCGGCATAGCCATTGTTGTTCAGGTCCTGGGCGCAGATGATGGTGCCGAACGTCTCGGTAGCGGGTGGCGATACCGGCGGTAGCGTCGTCGGATCGATGTAGGAATACGAACAGTCCAGTTTGCCGGGAAACTGTACGATCTGGGACGACCTGACCCCATCCAGGCCGCTGGTCCAGATCCCGTCACGTCCCATGACTACCGCTTGCGGATCCTGTCCCCCATAGGGTGTTCCCGTGCCCCAGTTGGTGAAAGGAAGTCCCGTACCGGCAAGGGCGGTAAAACCGGTCAGGCCGAACTCCTTCCAAGCGTCGATGTAGGTGCTTTGTGGGGAATCCGCCGAACCGAGATAGGCTCCGAAACGTTTGAGAACGAAATCCAGCGTCTGCCGACTGTCGATCCTGACCGGCCTGGCCTCACCGAATCGACCAAGGGCGAGCATCCGTTTGAGTGATGCCGTATCGGTTCCGGTCGTCAGGTATTCCCGGCTGATGTTCGCCTCGAAATTGAAATAGCCGTCCGGCAGCGACTGGCTGCCGCTCACGGCCGATTTGGCGATGGCATAGGTTGTGCCGTTGTACTCGGTGAACAGTGCCAGAGCATCGATGTAACGATGCGGCGTATTTGCCGAAATCCTGTCCTGGCAACTGACAAGAGCCAGCGCCGTCTGGTGGGCACCCGAGAGCGAGAGCAGAAGCGTGACATAACATAGTGAACAGACGACACGGACGAGCATACGGCTCACCTCGACTGCACGGGCTGTTTCAGGCCGCTGGAACAGATGGAGTCCTTTCCCGCCAGTCTGAGTACCTGGAACACGGATGCGGATTCGGCAAATTCGTTGATGCACCGGCAATCGGTGACGATTTCCTCTCCGGGACCAAGCGGGCAGGCTCCGTTACCACAGGTTCGGTAATAGATGTCGAAGGAACTGGCCGGAACACGCACATCGGTTACGGTTCCACTGGTCGTCGCCTGGGTATCTGTCTTGGCGACGCGCGTCTTGCAGGCAGCCTCGCACTCCTCCACCTGGTCCCGTTGCGGCAAGGTGATGCTGCCATCGGCAACAGACCATCCCTGGGGTCCGAGGCGTGGATCCCGGAAAGACAGGTCCGAGGTGTTGTCGCTCACGGAGGAGACCACCTGCCCGAAACGGGTCGCCACGTTGGAGAAATCGAACTGCTGTCTGCCGCAGACATAGGTGCGTTTCTTTTTCCACCAGTCCCGGCAGACCTTGTTCGTTCCCACCTGGCCGGTGAACGGTTTGCACGAGGGGAGAGGGGTGAGGCCGGTGGGATTGAAATTCCGGTAGGTCGTGACTCCGTCAACATCTTCCGACTGCAGTACGCAATCGGGGTCAGCGGCCAATGCAACACAACCGTCGGTTATTTTTTCCGAATAGTCGTCCCGTTTCCCCAGGACGAGGGGAGCTTCGATCACGATCCGGGAGCCGGTATCGGGAAGCTTGCTGAGACAGTTGACGTTGTAGAAGGCGTGGGTGATGTTTTCACCGGAGCCGTAGCAGCCCGGGTGAGGACTGACCGGATCGGCAACCGATACGACATCAACCCGGACGCAGGAAAAACCCTCAGGCACCAATCCAGGCAGAAGCTCTTCAACTATCCCGCCGGCATGCGCCAGTGTCGTATCTTTGCATGTCTGCCACCCCTGTCCTCCGGAAAACCACACATCTCTGCATGTCATGTCCTCCTTGGCCCAGAAGCATTCCTCTTTGCTGCCGCCTTCGTCATACCCCGCATAGAAACTGACGTTGAAGCCGATGTTCTCGACTGCCGTACTTACCCATCCCGCCCTGTCGATGGTACACACGCTCGCTTTTCCCTGGGCCTCCCGTGCCGCTCCCGAGTTGGAGATCAGATAATACAAGCTGCCGGAATCGGAAGACTGGGAGATGGCGGCGGAATCCCGGGCGGCCGTCAGTTGCGGCCAGTTGCTGTAATAGCCCGACAGGGTGGCAACGGCTGGTGATGACGCGAGGGCCGGGACGCTTGCCGCCGCGTTGTTCGCCTGGGTGGTCACCTGCCCGTAGTAGCTGATGGTGGTGATGTCGGTGGCGACGTTGGTGATGGTGAACTGGGTATTACTGGTATGGACGGCGTTGACGATGCCGCCGCCGAGATCCCTGAGCACGATGGCGCTGTTGACCCAGACCAGGTTGCTGCCGCAGCTCTGGTTGATGCAATAGCAGCCCCCCAGGTCGGTAATGAAGGCCGGTACTTCGGAAATCCGGCCATCGGAATCCGCGGCCCACGTGTAGTATTTGCAGTTCGACCAGCTGCCGGCATTGCAGGAGATGAAGCCGTTGGCGCAGACTCCGGAAACGATGGCCGGTACGGTGTGGACGTTGTCGATGGCGCCGTCGGTGTTGAGGTCCTGGCTGACGATGACCTGCTGCAGGTCACCGGCCCCCGACGGTTGGATCAGCACTTCCAGGAATTTGGCCGAGGAGGGGGCGTTCAGGGTCGCCGGGAAGCTGGTGGCGCCGTTAATTGTCCGCATGCGGTTCGCTGGATCGGTCATCGGCAACGAAATGTTGCTGTTGACACCTTGTTTGCTGCCGAATCGGGAGAGCGCCGTCTGACCGGCACTCTGGCCGGCAGCCTTCCCGTCGACGGCCAGGGCATTGGAACTTATGAGCATCTGGGCCACAGTCAGGCTAGCTGCGATACTTCTTGACCATCTCACGGATCGCATCCTCGTAACTCATCCCGCCATCCACCATTGCTTCGATCTGCGCGATCTCGCTCGCATCGGACGTGAACACGTAGTAGGAAAAAGGATCAACCACCAGCCTGCCGACACCCACCCCGAACGGGGTATCCATAAAAATCTCCGAATACTTGGGCTTGTTGCTCTTGGTGGACTTGAGAATCCGCATGGTGAAGTCGTCGTAGTCCAAAAGCTTCTCGTCCAGGGCTTTTTCGAAGTCCGACGATTCCAGGAAGAACTTGAAGGCGGAATTGTTTCTGATCACGTCTCCGACTCCGCCGAAGAGTTTCATGTCGAGCACCGACTGGGTGATGATGGTGAAGCTGCCGAAGTACTTCCGGGCCCGGCGGTACCCTTCCTCGATGACCTCCTTCAGGGTCGAACTCTCCCCGAGGAATTGCCACGCCTCGTCAAAGACGATCAGACGCTGGTCCGACTTGTCGGAAAGGTAGAGATCCTGGGTAACGGCGTTGATCACCTGGAGGGTGACCACCCGGAACAGCTCTTTTCTGGACTTGAGATGCTCCAGTTCGAGAACCACGAACTCGTCGTTGGAGATGTCGAGGCTGCTTTTACCGTTGAAGAAACGGCCAAAGGAACCGTCGCTCCTGAAATCGGCCAGGTTGAAGGCCAACCGGGAGGCAGCCTCTTTGATTTCCGTTCCTTCTGAGGAGTAGCGGTCGAAATTGGCCAGGTATTCGTAGACGGTATCGATGCCGGCGTCATTCCCCTCCTGCTGCCATGCCCAGCGCACGGCCTGCTTGATGAGGGTCATCTCGGTTTCGCTGGGAAAGGTCTTCCCGGTGGAATAGACCATCTGAGCGACGATGGGGGCGATGACCGGGATGTCATACTCGGGATCGATGATGGTGGTAAAGGGATTCAGACAGACCTGGGAATCCTCGCTGAAATCCAGATAACGGGCTCCGAACAGCTTGGTCATCTTCTTGTAGGAGCCGCCGATATCCACGATCCTGATCCTGGAGTTCATGGCGAAGTAGTTGTAGACCAGATAGTTGGTGAAGAAACTTTTCCCCGCTCCGCTGGAAGCACAGACCACGACGTTGTGGTTATTGACCCCCTTGTTGAAGATATCGAGACCGAACAGGTTCCCTTTTCGCCCGGCAAAGAGCATGACCGGCTTGCCGAGACCCGAGAAATCACCCTGGATCGGCAAGGTGACGGCGATGCTGTCCACCGGCATGATGTGGTCCCGGTCGAGGGTGTCGATATTGCTGCCGTGGTCGTAGAGCCCGAATGGAAGAGATGAGATGAACAGGATGGGGAGAATCCCTTTGTCTTCCTGCATGACATACCCTTGCCCCTCCCAGACCCGTTTGGCCCGGGTTACGGACTCGTTCACCAGCCACTCGTCGCTGCCGTAGACCCACATGATCGGGATGATCCGGTAAAACCTGGTGCCCCTCTCCAGTTCGTCCACCGCCCAGAGATATTCGTCTTTCTTCCTGGCCAGCGACGGGGCGAAGCTGCCGACCCCCTGCTGCTGCAGGACCAGATTGCATTTGGTGTGGAGTCTGTTCTTCTGGTTGCGCAGGACTATGTTCAGCGTGAAGAAAAATGGCGTCCGAATCTGGTCGGCGTCGGTCGCCATGCCCATGATCCCTCCGAAAAGCTGGTTGGTCTGGATCGGGTCGCCATCAGGGGGAAAGGATTTGGGAGTGACACAACGGAAGTGGCGAGAGCCGAATTTGAGTGACGAGAACCTCTTCTCCACCTTTGTCCCGAGCAGTACCTGCTTGCGGATGACATTGCGTTCGTCATAGTGACTGGCATTGGCGGATGGGTCGTCGTTCAGCATGCGCCGCAGCCAGTCCAGAAGCCGCCCAGGCTCGACCGCGACCGGCGAGAGGCCGGCGCCTTTCAATACTTCCTGGATGGTGCCGAACACCTCTTCGAGATTGACGTGCGGGCTGCTCTTGACCGGGAACTTGACGCAGAAAAACATCCGGAAGTTTCGAACCGGGATGCCGTTCAGACAGTCAAGCCCTTCTGCTCCTTCCTGAAAGAAGCGTGACACGTTATCAGAGACACTCCTCACCAGTTTGCTGTCTCGCGTCTTCATGGCGGTGTAGGTGTCAACCATCCTTTTCACGAAGGGATCGGCCAGCAGAATGAACTGCATGATCGAGCCTTCAGGCAGATTGACGCGAAATAGACCTTCAAGGGTCCTGATGGTAGTCTCACACGCAAATGCCAGGGGAGCGCACTCCCACATCATCCCGAAGGTATTGTCGGTGTTGAGGTAGATCTGTTTCCTTGGATCATGGGCGATCCAGGGAAAATACTCGGAGAATCTGTCCCGCTCGACAAGGCTGAGCAGTTCCTTTCTGGTGACGCCTCCTCCGCTTCCAAGTAACGCTGAAACAACGCCCATTCCTACTCCTCCTCGCCCGACATGACGGAGCCATCCAGCAGCCAGCGCGGTTCATCCACGAAAAAATACACGTAGCGCAGCATATAGAATTCGTTGTCCTGCCCGGTGTACGGCAGAAGCAGAACACGCATCGTTTTTGGCGGGGCAACGATCGGTGTGACCGGTTCTTTCAGTAATCCACTGAATTTTTCGAACAGCGCCGACTGGTATCGAGAATAGGGGGCGTTCTCCCTGGCTTGAGGGTTCAGCGACAGAGTATTCTTGATATCGGTACAGCTCCCGGGAGCAGCGTTGTCGGTACCGCAATCGTCTTCTTTATGCTCTGGAACCGGATCATTTGGGTTGCCAGGGCCAACTGCCGACTCCTTGTAGGCGGTTTGCACCGAAACACACTTGCCATTGCTGGTTTCAGGGCAACTGAAACTGCTTTCATAGGGGTTGAGCAGGGTACAACCGCCCATTGCCAGCATTCCTATGACGGCGAGGACTTTCTTCACTCCGAGCCTCCCTTGGCGATCCTTTTGATTTGCAGGTTGATCCCCTCGCTGATGACCAGCGTCACCGGCTTGGTGGCTCCTACCTCGATGACCGGCATGGTCTGTTTGGCCAGTTCCATGTAGAATTTCTGGATCTCCTTGAAGCCGCTGGACAGGCCAGTTCCGGCACCGGCCATGGCGATATCCTTTGGATCTACCGTCTGGGTGGTCCCCAGTGGGCTTACCGACATGGTGGTGGCCGACGCCTTGATGGCATCACCGGCGCCGCCGAAAAAACCGGCCAACATGCTTCTGGCAATCATGGAGCCCATTTTGGCCACGACCCGACCGCGCAGGCCGATCTTGCCGTCTGCGTCCACGACGAACCCTTTGACCTTCTGGTCAACCACCGCCTGCCCCTTGCGGTCGAGGCATGACAGGGAGACCAGCAGCAGTTCGGCTCGTTCGGTGGCCAGGTTCCCCTTGCCGTCAGCGATGACGAAGCATCCCTTGAGGTTGGCCTTGACGCTGT
Protein-coding regions in this window:
- a CDS encoding S26 family signal peptidase; the protein is MPKPLPPDFRNWRLWLAITCLLIAGTLLPGKFCVTLTPSLKHRVYWLTRNPDHVVRGDYVLFHDEELAARVGMKKSEDVLKLVGCDGGDQLTVDGEKKFYCNGEYLVRAKNFTLKGEPLRHFAFSGTIPEGAMFVVGEHKDSYDSRYFGFVDKKRILAKAYPIF
- a CDS encoding type-F conjugative transfer system pilin assembly protein TrbC — encoded protein: MRRLCAQLIFWLAVASSGSVAAAGTPGYIATPDTCCVVDRVVGDTVHLRKAGACTGKPGRAYIETRLKKVKVVVEGTLWKEADVEGLAVPDLADTLSKADRLAERMTVPGNRSEKEMAALAGTLDSYYHSDEFQLRLLNETERIKSEVFGNKAAGYYSDKGIEALRGKLPASERVYVFISSSMPLATIRNYAASVARLGDSNVSLVMRGFVDGMTKIQPTIGFIASVLQRDQACRPQDGDCEMLPAGLVVDPLLFRRYRIDRVPAVVYARGLKAEDAGLSEGDPKNTTISDHYAAYGDARLEYLLDQIRRESGSDSLAALLAAPGDRK
- a CDS encoding TraU family protein, with the translated sequence MNLSNSISIFTLAMLFLLAPLAYGGSGACRGKMLNPVTDICWQCMFPVKIGSATFGNGDEPAPGNITSPVCVCPDSKGILVLGLSTAFWEHARLIETVREPFCFPALGTGMTNPKPGFYSGENRNAEYGDSNLAFQQAHYFHFPAWSILKLFMDFPCSENKAFDLAYMTEVDPLWNDDSLSFIINPEALLFGNPVSQLACVADSVAATVTQPVDPLFWCMGSWGSFYPLSGSMVENNPLNVNAGLAARMLFKLGRETLLFDTGINQCASGGVVTPILVKSNYRLQMARPVRGNDCIPIGRPSLVWGAAKNPPFGTANNSPDNFLWSLTRRRVCCVGYALN
- the traN gene encoding conjugal transfer protein TraN, whose protein sequence is MLVRVVCSLCYVTLLLSLSGAHQTALALVSCQDRISANTPHRYIDALALFTEYNGTTYAIAKSAVSGSQSLPDGYFNFEANISREYLTTGTDTASLKRMLALGRFGEARPVRIDSRQTLDFVLKRFGAYLGSADSPQSTYIDAWKEFGLTGFTALAGTGLPFTNWGTGTPYGGQDPQAVVMGRDGIWTSGLDGVRSSQIVQFPGKLDCSYSYIDPTTLPPVSPPATETFGTIICAQDLNNNGYAADPGEVATCVVTPQGQYCPVGSVECNLVNSAYVCPLGSQYVCMEYQGVMRCSSNSCFDQTTTEEEADDIDESMLRDDGDRDALGQCLGQLYVFNGKASRCRPPGMKVGMINDCCESDQVAAEDTGNSILSATQGIQMAYEIGQVAYYGNALLTGAAQISAITTTATGTVASMTVVTAAGTTTTLSGAVATGAYATMASGATGASAIGAGLQAYATALLNPATIAVAVAVMVVMKLLMGGGCDQGDIQTAMQNAAKDCHYVGSYCQKKWPLVGCVQKAKSYCCFNSKMARIIHEQGRPQLLPFQPNGAWGSAKHPNCRGFTPEEFQALDFSRIDLSEYFADVQKDLATKIQGSQQTIMQNIQNRYQAAPK
- a CDS encoding TraC family protein — protein: MGVVSALLGSGGGVTRKELLSLVERDRFSEYFPWIAHDPRKQIYLNTDNTFGMMWECAPLAFACETTIRTLEGLFRVNLPEGSIMQFILLADPFVKRMVDTYTAMKTRDSKLVRSVSDNVSRFFQEGAEGLDCLNGIPVRNFRMFFCVKFPVKSSPHVNLEEVFGTIQEVLKGAGLSPVAVEPGRLLDWLRRMLNDDPSANASHYDERNVIRKQVLLGTKVEKRFSSLKFGSRHFRCVTPKSFPPDGDPIQTNQLFGGIMGMATDADQIRTPFFFTLNIVLRNQKNRLHTKCNLVLQQQGVGSFAPSLARKKDEYLWAVDELERGTRFYRIIPIMWVYGSDEWLVNESVTRAKRVWEGQGYVMQEDKGILPILFISSLPFGLYDHGSNIDTLDRDHIMPVDSIAVTLPIQGDFSGLGKPVMLFAGRKGNLFGLDIFNKGVNNHNVVVCASSGAGKSFFTNYLVYNYFAMNSRIRIVDIGGSYKKMTKLFGARYLDFSEDSQVCLNPFTTIIDPEYDIPVIAPIVAQMVYSTGKTFPSETEMTLIKQAVRWAWQQEGNDAGIDTVYEYLANFDRYSSEGTEIKEAASRLAFNLADFRSDGSFGRFFNGKSSLDISNDEFVVLELEHLKSRKELFRVVTLQVINAVTQDLYLSDKSDQRLIVFDEAWQFLGESSTLKEVIEEGYRRARKYFGSFTIITQSVLDMKLFGGVGDVIRNNSAFKFFLESSDFEKALDEKLLDYDDFTMRILKSTKSNKPKYSEIFMDTPFGVGVGRLVVDPFSYYVFTSDASEIAQIEAMVDGGMSYEDAIREMVKKYRS
- the traV gene encoding type IV conjugative transfer system lipoprotein TraV; this encodes MKKVLAVIGMLAMGGCTLLNPYESSFSCPETSNGKCVSVQTAYKESAVGPGNPNDPVPEHKEDDCGTDNAAPGSCTDIKNTLSLNPQARENAPYSRYQSALFEKFSGLLKEPVTPIVAPPKTMRVLLLPYTGQDNEFYMLRYVYFFVDEPRWLLDGSVMSGEEE